The DNA sequence CATCCTTACCGCCGCGCTGCTACGACGGAATTGCACCGGAACTGATAGGGACCGGGCGTCATCCCAATGCCCAGAGTGACCTCTACGCACTGGGCTGTCTGCTCTGGGAGTTACTCGCAGGCCGACCTCCGTTTACGACGGGAGACCCTCTGGCAAAACTGGCCTGTCATCAGACAAAGACCATTCCTGATATTCGCAGATGGGCCCCCGAAACACCGGCTCCCCTGGCTGAAATGCTCTTGAAACTGACCGCATCACAACCCAATCAACGACCAACAAGCATGCAGGCCGCTCAACAGCAATGGCCGGTTTCTCAGCAAGGCTCCCGGAAAACACTGGCCCGCTTCCATGCATCATTTCAACACCAGACGACCCGCAGCCAGAGCGAAACAGGCACCAGCCGACCAGGCCGACTCCCTCTGATTGCAGCCACGATATTCGTCCTTTCCGGACTCTCTTACACACTGCTGGATGAAGGAGCCCGCAATCACCTGCTGGAAATCACATCGCGTGTTTCCTTCACTCAATCCAGCACAAACTCATCCCCAGCTGAGACAACCACCGAGTCTTCTTCTAATCAAAAAGCCGAGACTGCTGCCCAACGACTATTACTTCCCGTCCCTGACGGAAACGGCGTGATTCTGCTGGATTCAGCCGAACCATACGTATCCACACAAATCTCAACGGTCGGCGGATTGTCCATCAAGGGCACTGCCGAAAACCCGGCGATCATTGAAATCGAAGAGACTCCCTGCCGCATCGTTGCCGCCAGTCTCAGTCTCGAAAATGTGATTTTTGTCAACCGCTCCCAAAGTCCCTCTCCACAAAAACAGTCAGCGTCAGCAGGCACTTCCACGGCTTTACTGCACGTAACCGCCCAGAGCTTGAAGATCAAAGGCTGCTGTTTTACTCAACTCGATTCAGAAAGATCAGACACCTCAGCCCTCGAAAGGGAAGCCATTTACTGGAGTCCCCTCGATCCGCAACAACGGAACAGCAGCCAGGTCCTCATTCAGGACACTTTGTTTGCAGTTCCCCAACATGCACTACACCTGACACATACGCCTCAAGTCCTGACGCTCACAAACAGCTTGAATGTCACGTCTCATTCTACGCTTTACCTCGAACGTGCCCCGGAGATTGACCAACAGTTCAATTTGAAACTGCAGCACCTGACGCTCCGAGAAGCAGGCCCGCTGGTCCTGTTAAACTGGACCGATCCCACATTAATTCCCGGCACTATTCAAATCGAGGCCCGTGATTGCGTGTTTGACCTGAATCAGGCAGCTCTGATCCAGGTCAGAGGGCAGAAACCACCGGAAAACTGGCTCTCTTCGGTCAGCCTGCTCGGCGAGGGCTCCGTTGCCTCTGCAGAAATTCAGATCGCAGGCTGGCAAGCCTCAGCCACAGAGCCACTCCAGGAACTGAGCACGCTTAACATGGACATCGAAGGCCTCTCGACTGGTAAATTCGAATACGCAGCACCACTGAGTCTGCACGCGGAAGACTCAGTCATTACCGCCGCCCAGGTCCCACGAACTTCATCGCTGCCACCGGGCATTCAGGTAAAACTGTTCCCCGCATTCCTGGCACGCCTGATGTCTCTCGAAAACTGAGAACCGCGGCCAAATATCTCCAACCACGCTCCTTGAAGGGAGGACAGAGGGTTGGTAACATCTCTTCCAGTCCTGTGAAAAACGACCTCCGTCGGCCGGCAGCACACGGGCGGCTCCGCCAGTTGACGAACGCACACACTTATCTGATGTGACTATGAATATCGACCATGAGTATCGAACCGACATCTCCCGTGGCTGGAACCGGAAACACATTTTAGGACTGCAGGACCTCTCCCGGGATGAGCTGAACATCATCCTGAATCAGGCAGCCGAATTTAAGCGGCTCGCAAATATTGGAGAAACCAAACTCACCCCGCTGGCAGGCACCGTGGTCGCGAATCTGTTCTTCGAACCTTCCACACGCACCCGTATCAGCTTCGGTCTCGCAGCCAAACGACTCAGTGCCGACACAGTTGATTTCACCGCCTCCGGCAGCAGCCTTTCCAAAGGGGAAAGCTTTGTCGACACAGCCAAGACCATCGAGGCCATGGGAGTCTCCTACGTAGTTGTCCGACACAAAACCCCCGGTGCCCCGCAGCTTCTGGCACAACACCTGGATGCCAACATTCTCAACGCCGGCGATGGAACACACGAGCATCCAACCCAGGCTCTACTGGACATCTTCACCATCCGCGAGCATTTCGGGAAAATTGAAGGACTGACTGTCACCCTCGTCGGAGATATCCTCCATAGCCGTGTCGCACGGTCGAATATCTGGGGTCTGAAAAAACTGGGGGCCCACGTCATCGTCTGCGGTCCCACCACACTAATCCCTACCGATATTGAGCAGCTGGGTGTCGAAGTTTCCAACAGCCTGGACGACGTGATCGATCGCACCGACTGCCTGAACCTGCTGCGGATTCAATTCGAACGCCAACGCGGACATTACTTCCCGTCGATTCGCGAATACGCCCACCTGTTCGGCATGAATAAACAGCGCATCAATAAAGCCAAAGAAGATGTACTGATTCTGGCTCCCGGACCAATCAACCGTGGTGTAGAAATTACTCCCGACGTAGCCGACGGCCCGCACTCTGTCATCCTCGGACAGGTCAGTAACGGGCTGATTATCCGCATGGCTTGCCTCTACCTGCTTCACTTACAACGTATTGCCTCCCAGGGAACATCTGGATGAAATCTCTCCTTATCAAAAACGGGCACATTATCGATCCTTCGCAAGATCTGGATGTGCAGGGCAACCTGCTCGTCGAAGGAGGAAAGATTACAGGACTCTGCGATGACGATGTCACAGCAGACGAAGTGATCGATGCCACAGGATTGATTGTCAGCCCCGGGTTCATTGACCTGCACGTCTCTCTGTGCGAGCCAGGTTTCGAAGAAGACGAAACCATTGAAACCGGTACGGCTGCGGCATTGGCCGGTGGTGTGACTTCGCTGGGTTGCCTGCCGAATACCGCTCCAGTTGTCGACGACCGATCTTCCGCAGAGTTCATCCTGCTGCAGGCCGAGCGGGCATCTAACTGTCACGTCTTTCCCCTGGGAGCAGTCACCAAAAACAACGAGGGGAAAGAGCTCGCTGAAATCGGGCAGCTGGTCGCCGGCCAGGCGGTCGGTTTCACCGATGCCGACAAACCTATCGAGAGTGCTGAAATCATGCGGTGTGCCCTGGAGTACACCCGGATGTTTGGCCGCCCGATTTTAAATCGTCCGCAAGTCGCGGAACTGACCGAGAAAGGACAGATGCACGAAGGGTTTCACTCAACCGTATTGGGTTTGAAGGGCATTCCCGCAGCGGCTGAAGAGATCATGGTCAATCGGGATATCGCACTGGCCGAACTGACACGGGGACGCATCCACCTGATGTGTATTTCCACTCAAAACAGTGTCGCCCAGATCAGACGTGCCAAGGCGTCTGGAATCCAGGTCTCCGCCGACGTTACTCCCCATCATCTCACTCTGACGGACCAGATGCTGGAAACTTATGATCCCAATTACAAAGTTCTGCCTCCGCTCCGCTCTCAGGAACATATTGACGCCCTGATCGAAGGCCTCAAAGATGGCACGATTGAAGTGATCTGCTCGGACCATACTCCGCATGCTGCTGAGAAGAAGACAGATGAAATCCTGGGTGCTGACTTTGGCATCATTGGTCTGGAAACTCTGCTGCCAGTCTGCCTGCAAACCCTGATCACACCGGGACATTTAACCTGGTCGGAATTGATCAGCAAACTCACTATTGGTCCGGCCCGCATTCTGGGGCTCGCCAAGGGAACACTCGCTGCGGGAGCAGATGCTGATATCACCCTCATCAATCCTGAGGTCCGCTATGTTCTTCAGCGGGAAAATTTGAAATCTTCCAGTCACAACAGCCCGTTTCTGGGTAAAGAACTGCAGGGCAGGGCAGAAGTCGTGGTTGTCTCCGGTGAAATCCGCTATCGGGCCGATCATTAAAAACTTCTGCACACAAAATGATCGAAGTTGACGTTCCCCTCTGTATCATCAACAATATCAATAAGTTGATCCGATCAGATCAGCGTGAACATCAGAGAAAGAACGAATTTCGATAATTTAAATCAAGTCACCCGATCGGGATCAAGTTTTTCTGTTCACCATCAGATAGGAACTTCAGACAGCAGGCACTAAACCACTCCCGTTGTAGAGTCGATAATACATATACCGCTCCCAACCCTTTATCAGAATGGGGCTTGTGATTAATTATGAAAATCAGCTTCCTGTCTTGTCTCCTGCTTAAGCGAAACATGAGCCTGCCCGTTCTGCTTTGCCTGAATCTGGCGATTCTGTGCTCTGGTTGTGGCGCAGAGACGTACGAGCAGCGACTCAACGAAACGGAGCAGTATTTCTCATATCTGCATGAGCGGAATCAGGCACTCGCTGGTACCTGGAGTGCTCCTCCGATTCACTTCCGCCCCCCCCTCGATTTTCAGGAAATTTCCGCTGCCGCACCAGCAGCAGTTCCGGCAGGTGAGAATGGAGAAGCGGAACCAGCGGAGCCGACACAGACGATTGACCCTCGACAGCCGGATTTTGCCGATCTCAAACTCCCCGGTCTCGAAGGCGCCTGGCGAACGGAAGTCCCCGTCGATCTGGAAAATGAAACTGTGGATCGCCCAGCCTATCTGTATGTGCTGTGCAATTACTCGCTGCTGCAGAACGAGGAGCAGGAAGCTGCTGCCAATTTTTTAAACGAAGTCAACAACCAGCTCTCCACCACTTTTAACAAGTATTTGAATACGGAAGACTTTGTTAACG is a window from the Gimesia benthica genome containing:
- a CDS encoding serine/threonine protein kinase yields the protein MIEPPSQELIHRLTSLKLCTAADLRRCRRRVRKLARGIPAFDSVWIDALVQAQKISPFQAKALEAGHPEQLTVGPYLLISELGHSHKSRTFIARPSESADRCALKLTQPQSEYGNQLQQDFHTLLQQLQGLHHPSLILPRVVKPVGQQFVVISHYLPSSTVSELLIRRGRFPVPVVLSLGAQLLDALVALEKRRVIHGDIRPWNVRLTPSGIAALVDTGLEPILSPELTIHSSLPPRCYDGIAPELIGTGRHPNAQSDLYALGCLLWELLAGRPPFTTGDPLAKLACHQTKTIPDIRRWAPETPAPLAEMLLKLTASQPNQRPTSMQAAQQQWPVSQQGSRKTLARFHASFQHQTTRSQSETGTSRPGRLPLIAATIFVLSGLSYTLLDEGARNHLLEITSRVSFTQSSTNSSPAETTTESSSNQKAETAAQRLLLPVPDGNGVILLDSAEPYVSTQISTVGGLSIKGTAENPAIIEIEETPCRIVAASLSLENVIFVNRSQSPSPQKQSASAGTSTALLHVTAQSLKIKGCCFTQLDSERSDTSALEREAIYWSPLDPQQRNSSQVLIQDTLFAVPQHALHLTHTPQVLTLTNSLNVTSHSTLYLERAPEIDQQFNLKLQHLTLREAGPLVLLNWTDPTLIPGTIQIEARDCVFDLNQAALIQVRGQKPPENWLSSVSLLGEGSVASAEIQIAGWQASATEPLQELSTLNMDIEGLSTGKFEYAAPLSLHAEDSVITAAQVPRTSSLPPGIQVKLFPAFLARLMSLEN
- a CDS encoding dihydroorotase yields the protein MKSLLIKNGHIIDPSQDLDVQGNLLVEGGKITGLCDDDVTADEVIDATGLIVSPGFIDLHVSLCEPGFEEDETIETGTAAALAGGVTSLGCLPNTAPVVDDRSSAEFILLQAERASNCHVFPLGAVTKNNEGKELAEIGQLVAGQAVGFTDADKPIESAEIMRCALEYTRMFGRPILNRPQVAELTEKGQMHEGFHSTVLGLKGIPAAAEEIMVNRDIALAELTRGRIHLMCISTQNSVAQIRRAKASGIQVSADVTPHHLTLTDQMLETYDPNYKVLPPLRSQEHIDALIEGLKDGTIEVICSDHTPHAAEKKTDEILGADFGIIGLETLLPVCLQTLITPGHLTWSELISKLTIGPARILGLAKGTLAAGADADITLINPEVRYVLQRENLKSSSHNSPFLGKELQGRAEVVVVSGEIRYRADH
- a CDS encoding aspartate carbamoyltransferase catalytic subunit encodes the protein MNIDHEYRTDISRGWNRKHILGLQDLSRDELNIILNQAAEFKRLANIGETKLTPLAGTVVANLFFEPSTRTRISFGLAAKRLSADTVDFTASGSSLSKGESFVDTAKTIEAMGVSYVVVRHKTPGAPQLLAQHLDANILNAGDGTHEHPTQALLDIFTIREHFGKIEGLTVTLVGDILHSRVARSNIWGLKKLGAHVIVCGPTTLIPTDIEQLGVEVSNSLDDVIDRTDCLNLLRIQFERQRGHYFPSIREYAHLFGMNKQRINKAKEDVLILAPGPINRGVEITPDVADGPHSVILGQVSNGLIIRMACLYLLHLQRIASQGTSG